DNA from Archaeoglobus veneficus SNP6:
GCCGTTCCGTCTGACATCTAACCACCCCTACGGAGATGGAGAAACGAATACCACCGTGTCACCCCTAATAACCACACTTCCGAGTTTTCTGATTACTTCTCCACCCTGAATCTCTTCGGCGTTTTGCAGTACAAGATTCATGTGAATATCATACCCGTTCAGGATACCCCTGAATTCTCTTCCTCCCTTCAGTCTGACGAGTACTGGAGTCTGCAATGCCTTGTTCAGCACATCGAGCGGTCTGTTTGCCATGTTTGCCTCTCCCCCAAAAAGGCTTTTTAATTGCTATGCCCCTCAATATTTAAAAATATCGGAGGTAGGCCATGCAGAGGCTTAGGAAAAAAGAAGCAAAAGCAATAGCTGCGGAGCTCAAAGAAATAGGGGTTGAGCTGAAGGGAGATATGGACAGGGTAGAGATCAACGGCAGAACAATCATTCTTGTTGATGGTGAGCCAGTCATCATCGAGCACGACGGGAAGCACTACCTGACTGTGTACGGCGTGATGAAGTTCAGGCCAGAGAAGTGGAAGGTTGTAGTTGACGAAGGTGCGTTGCCTTACGTGATGAACGGCGCAGACGTAATGAAGCCAGGGATAGTTTACGCGGACGAAGGAATAAAGGCGGGAGACTTCGTTTACGTCATGGTGGAAGGCAAGGAAAGTCCTATAGCGGTTGGAATTGCCTTGGTTGACGGGGGCGAGATGCGACAGGGGAAGGGAAAGGCCGTGAAGAACATCCACCACCTGAAAGATAAAGTCTGGAACCACTTCTTCGGTAAAAAAGGTAAATAGATAGAGATAGTTTAGTTAGTAGAGGACTCTTTCGAGGTCCTCTCCTCCATAAAATATCTCCTGAATGCAGTCGTAGATATCGTCCATTCCGTATCCCGTGACTGCCGAGACCGGAATCAGGGGACGGAAGAAACCAGACTCACGCATTACGTGGAACAGGTCCTTTGTCACACCCTTCTCAGACAGATCCAGGTATAGCTCGTCGGGATTGCTCCAGGCCAGTATCTTCTCGAGTTCTCTTTCACCAAGCAGATCACACTTGGATAACACGGGGATTTGGGGAATGCCCAATCTGAAGACAGCCGACGTGGCCATAAAAAGAATCGAGAGGTAGCCAGAAGGCGTTTTCGATATCACCGGGTCGAACAGAAAGACCATAACGCTTTCCTTCCTTCCAAGAACATTTATTATTATCTCGCTGCTCCTCCTGAGCGTGAAAAGCTCCATCTGGCCAGGAGTATCTATTATCACGTATGGAGCATCGTGATAGTCAATCTCGTCCTTTATCTCGTCGATTTCCGCTCCGACAAGGTCTGCTCCGATTATCTGAGCCCCGTTAGGTCCCACACCGTACTTGACCATTATATCGTCGAGGGTGAACCAGTCCCTCACGTCAACGTCGGGAGCATAGGGCAGATTTTCAGCCCCCGGGTCGAGATTTACGATGATGTTGTCAAGTCTCTTTAGATCGAGCCACTCTGAAAATGCCTTGGTTAGGTACGTCTTCCCGCTTCCAGCGGTACCCACCATATAAATTAGCACGCGTTGCATAACTCTGCCGCGACGACAGGGTTAATATTTTCTTGCTATAGTTTGAGTATGCACACCTACTGGTTACTCCCTCAAAAAACAAAATATATAATTTATAATTAGGCATTAAGATTTAAAGAGCTAACAAATTCATTCAAAGCTAAAGAATCTTCAAAACAAGCTATTAAAGACTCGTCTGACGTAAAATACGCAATAATTTTAAGCAACAACGTAGAAAAAGCTCCGATAGTACTGAACGGAGGTAAAACCATGAAAATTAAGTTATTAAACGACAGCATATTAAAGGAATATTAATGGGGAGACAGGCCCTATCAATTCAGATGGTGGCCTATGCACTTTCTATCGCTCTTCGAGTTCGTTTACTTTATCCAAAATACTGCTCCCTGAACGTTCATTATCCATGCCAATGCCCCGATCAGTGGATTTAGAATAGATTTATCCCTAAAATAACTTCAATAAATGGTACCCCGGGATTCGAACCCGGAGGAGGCATTGTTAGCAAGGCCTTACTAACAACGGGCGGTCCCAGCCACCCTCAGTTAAATCTTAGGTTTTACCCTAAAATTCAACCTTCGCCTCCAATTATCTATTTTGTACTATCCTCTATTTAACTCTGCCGGTGTTTGAGCTTTGACGTGGCACACACCTCGTGAATATGTTCTTAGAAAACTTTATCATCGCTTACAAAGCATTCTGGGACTCTTACAATAAAGAGAGTATGCTCCGGCCGGGATTTGAACCCGGGTCACGGGATCGAGAGTCCCGTATGATTGGCCGGGCTACACCACCGGAGCATTGGGTGTTTAGGGGTTTGGTGTTAGGTTTATATCTCTTTCGCTCAGAGTTCAGTTATGTCTGCTACATGCTCGTCGTTTACGCTTCTCGTGCTACAAGAGAGGAGGTATTTCGCTTTGCTCAACACTTCCTTAAAGTCATTTTAGATGAATTTCGAAGAAAAACATGCGGGGGGAGGGATTTGAACCCTCGAACCCCTACGGGACGGGACCCTAAATCCCGCGCCTTTTCCTGACTCGGCAACCCCCGCCTGCAGGTTTCCTGTGTCCTTGAGGAATTTACATCAAAGGATTTTAAAGTGTTTGGTCTCTCTGTTCCGGTGTCCAGAAATGATTATAATAATGAAAAAGTTTATTAAGTTGCCTGAGGAAGGTAATAAAGATAATAATGAGGTTCCTAAGAAGATCAAAGCAAAGCGAAGAGGAAAAGCTCGAAGAGCACGAAAAGGAGGCTCTTGAAGCTATCGAAAGAGCAAAAAAAGTGGATAAGGTTCTAAAAGGTGAAGAAGGGGGGAAGAAGGGGTTAATAAGGAAAAAGCCAATCTTCGAGCCTTACGACGAGGAAGTCCATGGTCCTCTCATTGAATTCGAAGTGCCGGAGGACTGGAGCGTCGTAGAAGAGTACTGGATTCAAAAACCCTACAGCAAGGTTATTGTTCTATACAGCGACAAAGAGCACGACCATCGCTACATAGTCGTTGAACCAGAACTCGACGCTTACGAGACGGAAGTATTTAACGAGGTCAAAGACGCACTGAGGGACGTGCTTGAGGAGAAAGACGTGGAATCTGCATTGAAGGAGCAGGTTCTGAAGGAAACAGTTGACTTCCTTCTCAAAGATATGAAGATCCCCATAAGTGCGAAATCGTATTACAAGATTCTGTATCACATTGTCCGTGATTTCATCTACTACGGCAAGATTACACCCCTGATGCTGGATAAAATGCTCGAGGACATCTCGTGCAACGGTTACAACAAACCAATTTACGTTTTCCACCGCAACTACGCCAACGTAGAAACGAACATTGTTTTTGAGGAAGAAGAGCTTGACGCCTTTGTCATAACCCTTGCACAGCGCTGCGGGAAGCACATAAGCATTGCAGAGCCAATGGTCGATGCGACAATGCCGGATGGCAGCAGAATTCAGATGACTCTTGGAAAGGAGGTCACAGACCACGGTTCAACGTTCACAATCAGAAAGTTCAGAGATGTGCCCATTACACCCATCGACCTCGTGGCGTGGGGTACTTTCTCAGCGGAGCAGATGGCGTACCTCTGGCTCTGTATAGAGAACAAAAAGAGCCTGATTTTTGCTGGAGGCACTGCAAGCGGTAAAACCACCTCGATGAATGCGATATCTCTCTTCATCCCGAGAAGAGCGAAGATCGTTACGATTGAGGATACGAGAGAACTCATGCTGCCACACGAGAACTGGATTCCAGCGGTTACGAGAGATGCTTTCCACGGTGAAGCCGGAGCCATAGACATGTACGACCTGCTTCGAGCTGCTTTAAGGCAGAGACCTGAATACATACTGGTTGGTGAGGTCAGGGGCAAAGAAGCCCTAACTCTCTTCCAGGCCATGTCAACGGGCCACACCACGTACTCAACCCTGCATGCCGACTCCGTTAACGGAGTCATACACCGTCTCGAAAACCCGCCGATAAATGTCCCACGCCCGATGATTGAAGCCCTCGACATAGTGAGTATTCAGGCTCAGACGTTTTTGGGAAAGAAGAGAGTCAGAAGGAACATCGAAATTGCGGAAATCGTTGGCTTGGACCCGTACACCAAGATGATAAGAACCACGACGGTGTTTCAGTGGGACAGCGTAAAGGACGAGCACGCAATGATAGGCGCCTCAAAAGCCCTCGAAGACATAAGAAGGACGAGAGGGTGGAGTGTGGCAGAACTCCAGCAGGAACTCGCTCGAAGGGTGGCGGTGATCAACTTCATGATAGAACACAACCTCAGAGACTTCAAGACTGTGAGTAACATAATCCACACGTATCAGAGCAGACCGGAGAAAGTTCTGGAGAAAATGGGGATAACTGTTTGAGGTGGTAGCCATGTTCAAGGAGGCAAACATGTTCACGTACCTCGGCTACAAGCTCTTCGGAGAGAGCATAAGGAAAAACGTCCAGAAGTACTACGACCTCGAAAAACAGCTCAGACAGGCAATGATTTCAATGCCACCGGAGATGTACATAGCCACCGCGCGTATGGTGTCCCTGATTTTTGCCGTTGTTGGAGCGATACTTGGGTTGATAATATCCTACATAGTTATTTTCTTTATAGGCCTTCCCGAGGTTATCTTTCCTATAGCTCTGCCTGAGCCAATTTACAGCTTCTGGATGAATTTCCGTGCATTCGTATTTGCCGCCCTGTTGTGCGCCATGATAACCGTGGCGCTCTATTTTGCTGGTTACTTTATGTTCACAATTTACCCCTCAACAGTTATAAGCGACAGGAAGAGCAAAATCGACAGGGCCTTGCCCCATGCAATTACGTTCATGTATTCTCTCAGCAGGGGTGGAATGAACCTCATCGAGATATTCAGGGCTCTTTCAGAGTACTACGAGGTTTACAGTGAGGTCTCAAGGGAAGCCGCAAGGATTCTCAGAGATATGGAAGTCCTCGGCAAAGACCTGAGAACAGCTCTTGCTGATGCTGTGGAGCTGTCACCCTCTGAAAACTTCAAGGAGTTCCTCCACGGCCTTATTACGATTATAGACAGCGGAGGAGACATAACCAAATATCTCGAGGATAGAGCAGACTTCTACCTTGAGAGGGCAAGGCAGGATCAGAAGAACTTCCTCGAATTCCTCGGCCTTATGGCCGAAAGCTACATCACTGCCTTCGTTGCTGGCCCTCTGTTCCTGATTATAATCCAGACGGTAATGGTCGTGATGGGTCAGGGAGACGAGACGACGCTGTATGCTGTTATCTACCTCGTAATTCCCATAGGTTCATTCTTCTTCGCCATGGTCATCAAGCTGCTGACTCCCACAGAAGAGGGAGAACCGCCGAAGCTCAGGGAGAAGTACACGTACCTGAGAAGGAAAGTCGAAGAGAGAGAGTTTTCAGATCAGATAAAGGAACTTCGAAAGAGGATAAATTCCTGGAAGTTCAGAAAAGCCCTTCGACACCCCCTCGACCCGATAAAAAGGAGACCCATGTATGTTTTCATATTCTCCATTCCTGCTGGTCTGGCGTTCATGTTCTATGGGTTCAGTCGCTACCAGTTCAGCCCGGATATCCAGTGGCTGTTCAAGGTTGACGATTACATCTTCCTCTCTCTTGTAATAATCCTCGCTCCTTTTGTAGTATTCTATGAGGCAGGTAGAAAGAAGGCCAAGCGAACTCTTCGCCTCACACCCATATTCCTCAACAAACTCGCTTCGGCGAACGAGAGCGGGATGCCGATATACAGAGCAATTGCGATGATAGCCAAGACGGATACGACGCCCCTTAAAAAGGAGATTCAGAAGATAAAGTCCGACCTCGACTGGGGAATAAGTCTTAACGATGCTCTTATCAGGTTTGCCAACAGACTAAGGGTTTTCGAGCTATCAAGAACCATAACTCTGCTGAATGAGGCCCTCAAATCGACTGGCAACGTAACGGAGGTGCTCATGATCTCAGCCAAGGACGCGAGCAACGCAGAACTGCTCAGAAGAGAGAGGCTTTCCAACATGTTCATGTATGTTATAATAATCTACATTTCGTTCTTCGTGTTCATTGGAATCGTGTACATCATCACCACGACGTTCCTCTCAACTCTTGCCGAGAGTGCTGCGAAGGTTGCGGAAAGTGGAGGTACAGGGATGACAATGCTCAGGGGCATAGACGTGACGACGTACAAGAACGTCTTCATGCACGCGGCAGTCTTTCAGGGTCTCTTTGCGGGCCTTGTCGCGGGTGTTATGGGTGAGGGTAGCCTTTCTGCTGGTGTAAAGCACTCGCTGCTGATGCTCGTGCTTGCGTACGTGCTGTTTACGGTGCTCATATAGCTCCTGTAAGCGTTCTTGGCCTCAAGTTTCAACATCCGAAAGCCCCTTCGCCGCAACTCCAACGCTGAGCAGAATTATGGCTGCACCCATGAGTTGCGTTCCTGTCAACACCTCACCAAAAAGTACGTAGCCGAAGAAGCCGGCAGCAACAGGCTCAACGAGAGCGAAGAGTGGTGCCTGTTCCACCCTGCAGTACTTTATACCGTAGTTGAACAGCGTGAATGCAAGAGCCGTTGGAATAAGGCCGAGGCCGAAGAGCCACGGGAGCTTACCTTCAACGCTCACAGGCTCGATGAAAAGCGCTGGCAGGAGGAGGAGCGACGCAAGACCAAGATAGGCGAAGGTTATGTGTGAGGCTTCCATTTCCTTTCTTGCTTTTTTCATAAGGATGAAATAAATTGCGTAGCTGATTCCCGAAATCAGGCCGAACAGAACGCCACCAGAAAAATCGTGCGGAGAGAGCATTAGCCAGAGGCCAGTAACTCCCGCAGGCAGCGCTAACCAGCTCGATGGGTGTATTTTCTCACCCGTAAGCCTTGCGAGGGGTATCACGTAAATCGGGGCCATGTACAGCAGAAGTGCTGCCGTGGCTGCTTCGACGAGCTGGATTGCTGCAATGTAGGAAACAACCGTCAGCGTGTTTACGCAGACGATCGCCCCTACAAGCCTCGGATTTTTCAGCTTCGGTTTTTCACCCATAAGAAGCAGTATAAAGGCGAGAAAGACGAATCCGAAAAATAGCCTGAAAAAGGATAGCTGAAGGGGATTCATGTCTATGTTTCTAACGAATACCGGTAGACTACCCATCATTATGGCTCCGACGATGACTGTCAGACAGAGCATGGTACTGCGTGAAAGGTCGGATATAAAACGACTGGTGTGAGATTGGTTAGCAGGATCTCTGATTTAATGGCCCATACGGGGTAAAATTACGAAATAAAAATACTCAGTCAACA
Protein-coding regions in this window:
- a CDS encoding type II/IV secretion system ATPase subunit — encoded protein: MRFLRRSKQSEEEKLEEHEKEALEAIERAKKVDKVLKGEEGGKKGLIRKKPIFEPYDEEVHGPLIEFEVPEDWSVVEEYWIQKPYSKVIVLYSDKEHDHRYIVVEPELDAYETEVFNEVKDALRDVLEEKDVESALKEQVLKETVDFLLKDMKIPISAKSYYKILYHIVRDFIYYGKITPLMLDKMLEDISCNGYNKPIYVFHRNYANVETNIVFEEEELDAFVITLAQRCGKHISIAEPMVDATMPDGSRIQMTLGKEVTDHGSTFTIRKFRDVPITPIDLVAWGTFSAEQMAYLWLCIENKKSLIFAGGTASGKTTSMNAISLFIPRRAKIVTIEDTRELMLPHENWIPAVTRDAFHGEAGAIDMYDLLRAALRQRPEYILVGEVRGKEALTLFQAMSTGHTTYSTLHADSVNGVIHRLENPPINVPRPMIEALDIVSIQAQTFLGKKRVRRNIEIAEIVGLDPYTKMIRTTTVFQWDSVKDEHAMIGASKALEDIRRTRGWSVAELQQELARRVAVINFMIEHNLRDFKTVSNIIHTYQSRPEKVLEKMGITV
- a CDS encoding DUF1947 domain-containing protein; this encodes MQRLRKKEAKAIAAELKEIGVELKGDMDRVEINGRTIILVDGEPVIIEHDGKHYLTVYGVMKFRPEKWKVVVDEGALPYVMNGADVMKPGIVYADEGIKAGDFVYVMVEGKESPIAVGIALVDGGEMRQGKGKAVKNIHHLKDKVWNHFFGKKGK
- a CDS encoding ATP/GTP-binding protein, encoding MQRVLIYMVGTAGSGKTYLTKAFSEWLDLKRLDNIIVNLDPGAENLPYAPDVDVRDWFTLDDIMVKYGVGPNGAQIIGADLVGAEIDEIKDEIDYHDAPYVIIDTPGQMELFTLRRSSEIIINVLGRKESVMVFLFDPVISKTPSGYLSILFMATSAVFRLGIPQIPVLSKCDLLGERELEKILAWSNPDELYLDLSEKGVTKDLFHVMRESGFFRPLIPVSAVTGYGMDDIYDCIQEIFYGGEDLERVLY
- a CDS encoding DMT family transporter yields the protein MLCLTVIVGAIMMGSLPVFVRNIDMNPLQLSFFRLFFGFVFLAFILLLMGEKPKLKNPRLVGAIVCVNTLTVVSYIAAIQLVEAATAALLLYMAPIYVIPLARLTGEKIHPSSWLALPAGVTGLWLMLSPHDFSGGVLFGLISGISYAIYFILMKKARKEMEASHITFAYLGLASLLLLPALFIEPVSVEGKLPWLFGLGLIPTALAFTLFNYGIKYCRVEQAPLFALVEPVAAGFFGYVLFGEVLTGTQLMGAAIILLSVGVAAKGLSDVET
- a CDS encoding type II secretion system F family protein, with the translated sequence MFKEANMFTYLGYKLFGESIRKNVQKYYDLEKQLRQAMISMPPEMYIATARMVSLIFAVVGAILGLIISYIVIFFIGLPEVIFPIALPEPIYSFWMNFRAFVFAALLCAMITVALYFAGYFMFTIYPSTVISDRKSKIDRALPHAITFMYSLSRGGMNLIEIFRALSEYYEVYSEVSREAARILRDMEVLGKDLRTALADAVELSPSENFKEFLHGLITIIDSGGDITKYLEDRADFYLERARQDQKNFLEFLGLMAESYITAFVAGPLFLIIIQTVMVVMGQGDETTLYAVIYLVIPIGSFFFAMVIKLLTPTEEGEPPKLREKYTYLRRKVEEREFSDQIKELRKRINSWKFRKALRHPLDPIKRRPMYVFIFSIPAGLAFMFYGFSRYQFSPDIQWLFKVDDYIFLSLVIILAPFVVFYEAGRKKAKRTLRLTPIFLNKLASANESGMPIYRAIAMIAKTDTTPLKKEIQKIKSDLDWGISLNDALIRFANRLRVFELSRTITLLNEALKSTGNVTEVLMISAKDASNAELLRRERLSNMFMYVIIIYISFFVFIGIVYIITTTFLSTLAESAAKVAESGGTGMTMLRGIDVTTYKNVFMHAAVFQGLFAGLVAGVMGEGSLSAGVKHSLLMLVLAYVLFTVLI
- a CDS encoding LSm family protein, which encodes MANRPLDVLNKALQTPVLVRLKGGREFRGILNGYDIHMNLVLQNAEEIQGGEVIRKLGSVVIRGDTVVFVSPSP